The following are from one region of the Mannheimia granulomatis genome:
- a CDS encoding FKBP-type peptidyl-prolyl cis-trans isomerase, with translation MKILDTLSVALLISTISLPAMALSGSTYHSTEQGLKYKVIKKSNGKRPVLGNEVEIRFTSYSSQGELLEGTLNNVPVILPISEMFSGLQQSLLLMPVGSIYEFYIPAHLGYQEEGKKVKQAVKYHIELLRINP, from the coding sequence ATGAAAATACTTGATACATTAAGTGTGGCATTATTGATAAGCACTATAAGCTTACCTGCCATGGCATTGAGCGGTTCTACTTATCACTCTACCGAGCAAGGTTTAAAATATAAAGTCATCAAAAAGAGCAATGGAAAAAGACCTGTTTTAGGGAATGAAGTGGAAATTCGCTTTACTTCTTACAGTAGCCAAGGTGAATTGTTAGAAGGGACGCTGAATAATGTTCCGGTGATTTTACCGATTAGTGAGATGTTTTCCGGCTTGCAACAAAGTTTATTGCTAATGCCTGTTGGCTCTATTTATGAATTTTATATTCCCGCTCATTTGGGGTATCAAGAAGAAGGAAAAAAAGTAAAGCAAGCTGTTAAGTACCATATTGAGTTATTAAGGATTAATCCTTAA
- a CDS encoding TPM domain-containing protein: protein MIKSICKTRHFFDRLLFLCLALFSVNASAVTYPEAPNPFYYITDYTKDTLNQQEWRILEDALIANRAKTSSQIIVVIVPTTEGEAVSTYAHTLFNKWGIGRTKNNENNGILLLIAKNDRKLFIATGRGLEGVLPDAIASSIIRNDITPFFKQEQYAAGIARGLSAIMAAINGEYAPYASYGEESQEFEDIEGLLFFLFAAMVIFLIFRPRRNTTYISPGIDQLGQILKENQRRNGGFNGGFGGGFGRNSGGFGGGFGGGFGGSRGSGDSFGGGSSGGGGAGGSW from the coding sequence ATGATAAAATCCATTTGCAAAACTCGTCACTTTTTTGACCGCTTGTTATTTCTCTGCTTAGCATTATTTAGCGTGAATGCTTCGGCAGTGACCTACCCTGAAGCGCCAAATCCGTTTTATTACATTACAGACTACACAAAAGACACCTTGAATCAGCAGGAATGGCGGATATTGGAAGACGCGTTAATTGCTAATCGTGCCAAAACCAGCTCACAAATTATTGTAGTCATTGTGCCAACTACCGAGGGAGAAGCAGTTTCTACCTACGCTCATACCCTTTTTAATAAATGGGGAATTGGCCGAACTAAAAATAATGAGAACAATGGTATATTGCTATTAATTGCTAAAAATGACCGTAAACTCTTTATTGCAACCGGTCGTGGTTTAGAAGGCGTATTGCCGGATGCGATTGCCTCAAGCATCATTCGCAATGACATTACCCCATTCTTCAAACAAGAACAGTATGCAGCCGGTATAGCGCGTGGCTTATCAGCAATTATGGCAGCCATTAACGGTGAATATGCTCCTTATGCCAGCTATGGTGAAGAATCCCAAGAATTTGAAGATATTGAAGGACTACTATTCTTCCTATTTGCTGCTATGGTGATTTTTCTTATTTTCCGCCCTCGTAGAAACACGACTTACATCAGCCCCGGAATAGATCAATTAGGGCAAATACTAAAAGAAAACCAACGCAGAAATGGAGGATTTAATGGCGGATTTGGAGGCGGATTCGGTCGAAATTCAGGTGGATTTGGCGGAGGCTTCGGTGGCGGTTTCGGTGGAAGCCGAGGCAGCGGTGACAGCTTCGGTGGAGGTTCCTCCGGTGGTGGCGGTGCAGGAGGAAGTTGGTAA
- a CDS encoding TPM domain-containing protein, with the protein MGLFSFLSNKLPIDTAIIEQAIAHLEQQTSAELRVVVEQKANIDKVENAAILCANQLFDELNMRETAERNGVLLYLSFKPHYVAVIGDEGIHQKVGEAFWQDVYKAMCIDCQQGDYTQAICHAIQTLESPLARYFPYQASDRNELSNEVVIK; encoded by the coding sequence ATGGGATTATTTTCTTTTCTTTCCAATAAATTGCCTATTGATACAGCCATTATTGAACAAGCAATCGCGCATTTAGAACAGCAAACATCGGCAGAATTACGTGTTGTTGTTGAACAAAAAGCAAACATTGATAAAGTTGAAAATGCTGCGATTTTATGTGCAAACCAACTCTTTGATGAATTAAATATGCGAGAAACTGCAGAACGTAATGGTGTGTTACTTTATCTTTCATTTAAGCCGCATTATGTAGCAGTGATTGGCGATGAAGGCATTCATCAAAAAGTGGGTGAAGCTTTTTGGCAAGATGTTTACAAAGCAATGTGTATAGATTGCCAACAAGGGGATTACACTCAAGCTATTTGCCATGCAATACAAACACTAGAAAGCCCGTTAGCCCGCTATTTCCCTTATCAAGCAAGTGATCGAAACGAACTTTCCAATGAGGTGGTGATTAAATGA
- a CDS encoding LemA family protein, with protein sequence MKKILWILVIAVVAIGGYSLTKYNDLMRAEEDINSVWGNVESAYQRRADLIPNLVNTVKGQANFEKETLTSVIEARAKATAVTIDPSNATEEQMAKFQEAQQGVNSALSRLLVSVEKYPELKVHEAFLNLQAQLEGTENRINVERNNFNEKVKEYNKQVREFPTKLAAMIMGFKAKPQFKSEAGSDKAPVVNFN encoded by the coding sequence ATGAAAAAGATTTTATGGATTTTAGTGATCGCTGTAGTTGCAATCGGTGGTTATTCATTAACGAAATATAACGACTTAATGCGTGCAGAAGAAGACATCAACTCTGTATGGGGAAATGTTGAATCAGCTTATCAACGCCGTGCGGATTTAATTCCAAACCTAGTGAACACCGTTAAAGGTCAAGCTAACTTTGAAAAAGAAACTTTAACTTCTGTTATTGAAGCGCGCGCTAAAGCGACAGCAGTAACCATTGATCCAAGCAATGCCACCGAAGAGCAAATGGCAAAATTCCAAGAAGCGCAACAAGGGGTAAATTCTGCACTTTCCCGCTTATTGGTTTCTGTTGAGAAATACCCTGAGTTAAAAGTGCACGAAGCCTTCTTAAACCTTCAAGCTCAATTAGAAGGTACAGAAAACCGTATTAATGTTGAACGCAATAACTTCAACGAAAAAGTGAAAGAGTACAACAAACAAGTGCGTGAATTCCCGACTAAATTAGCTGCGATGATTATGGGCTTTAAAGCAAAACCACAATTTAAGTCCGAAGCAGGTTCGGATAAAGCACCGGTTGTAAATTTTAACTAA
- a CDS encoding fructose-specific PTS transporter subunit EIIC: MNISFIFPQTLGNARRFLVNEVLSAAAKQQGHQVVSASQADFVVLFDNAVPAEAAGKRGAVLDLDQAFAQPESSLKQAVENAKTFASATFSTDFSSGSASSAVKNIVAVTACPTGVAHTFMSAEAIENYAKAQGWNVKVETRGQVGAGNPISAEEIAAADLVFVAADIDVDLDKFKGKPMYRTSTGLALKKTAQEFEKAFVQAKVYEGGATKAANTESATGEKKGLYKHLMTGVSHMLPLVVAGGLLIAISFMFGIEAFKDESIAGGLPKALMDIGGGAAFHLMIAVFAGYVAFSIADRPGLAVGLIGGMLATTAGAGILGGIVAGFLAGYTVKFLNSAIQLPPSLTSLKPILILPLLGSAIVGLAMIYIINPPVKALMDSLVEWLNTMGQLNAAFLGIVLGAMMCTDMGGPVNKAAYTFGVGLIASQQYTPMAAVMAAGMVPPIGMAIATLIARNKFNTNQRDAGKASFVLGLCFISEGALPFVAADPIRVIVSSILGGATAGAISMSLGITLQAPHGGLFVIPFVSQPLMYLAAIAIGSLVTGVVYATIKPKAE, encoded by the coding sequence ATGAACATTTCTTTTATTTTCCCACAAACACTCGGCAACGCTCGCCGTTTCTTAGTGAATGAAGTGCTATCTGCGGCTGCAAAACAGCAAGGTCATCAAGTAGTTTCTGCCAGCCAAGCAGATTTCGTGGTGTTATTTGATAACGCAGTTCCGGCAGAAGCGGCAGGTAAACGAGGAGCGGTTTTAGATTTAGACCAAGCCTTCGCTCAACCTGAATCCAGCCTTAAACAAGCGGTCGAAAATGCAAAAACTTTTGCAAGTGCTACTTTCTCAACTGATTTCTCATCCGGCTCGGCATCCTCTGCGGTAAAAAATATTGTTGCTGTAACTGCCTGTCCAACTGGCGTGGCTCATACCTTTATGTCGGCAGAAGCAATCGAAAACTACGCCAAAGCCCAAGGTTGGAATGTGAAAGTCGAAACCCGAGGTCAAGTGGGTGCAGGCAATCCTATTTCTGCGGAAGAAATTGCTGCTGCTGATTTAGTTTTCGTTGCAGCCGATATTGATGTAGATTTAGATAAATTCAAAGGCAAACCAATGTACCGTACCTCAACAGGCTTAGCCTTGAAGAAAACTGCTCAAGAGTTTGAAAAAGCCTTTGTACAAGCAAAAGTGTATGAAGGCGGAGCAACCAAAGCGGCAAATACCGAATCTGCAACAGGTGAGAAAAAAGGCTTGTATAAACATCTAATGACAGGTGTTTCCCATATGTTACCGCTTGTAGTTGCTGGTGGTTTGTTAATCGCCATTTCCTTTATGTTTGGTATTGAAGCATTCAAAGATGAAAGCATTGCCGGTGGCTTACCAAAAGCGTTAATGGACATTGGTGGCGGTGCAGCATTCCACTTAATGATTGCCGTATTCGCAGGCTATGTGGCGTTCTCGATTGCTGACCGTCCGGGTTTAGCCGTTGGCTTAATCGGCGGTATGCTTGCGACGACCGCTGGTGCAGGGATTTTAGGCGGTATCGTTGCCGGTTTCTTAGCCGGTTATACGGTTAAATTCCTAAATAGTGCAATTCAACTTCCACCAAGCTTAACCTCACTCAAGCCAATCCTTATTTTACCGTTATTAGGCTCAGCGATTGTCGGCTTGGCAATGATCTATATCATCAACCCACCAGTGAAAGCCTTAATGGATTCATTGGTTGAATGGTTAAATACAATGGGTCAATTAAACGCGGCATTTTTAGGTATTGTGTTAGGGGCAATGATGTGTACCGATATGGGCGGTCCGGTAAACAAAGCAGCTTATACCTTCGGCGTCGGCTTAATTGCTTCACAACAATACACGCCAATGGCAGCAGTTATGGCAGCCGGTATGGTGCCACCAATCGGTATGGCAATTGCTACTCTGATTGCGCGTAATAAATTTAATACCAACCAACGTGATGCCGGTAAAGCTTCATTTGTCTTAGGGTTATGCTTTATTTCAGAAGGAGCATTACCATTTGTTGCAGCAGACCCAATTCGTGTAATTGTAAGTTCAATCTTAGGTGGTGCAACAGCCGGAGCAATTTCCATGTCATTAGGCATTACTTTACAAGCTCCGCACGGTGGTTTATTCGTGATTCCGTTTGTATCACAACCATTAATGTACTTAGCAGCTATCGCAATCGGTTCATTAGTTACCGGCGTAGTTTACGCAACCATCAAACCAAAAGCGGAATAA
- the fruK gene encoding 1-phosphofructokinase has protein sequence MRIATVTLNPAFDLVGRLKRIEIGEVNTVETLGLYPAGKGINVAKVLADLGLSLSVTGFLGAENQGDFVNAFEQNKLKDEFYRIQGKTRINVKITETEADVTDLNFLGFEISAQDWQNFIAESAKWKDKFDLVAVCGSLPRGITPEQFAYWLESLHQQGLKVVLDTSNAALTAGLKAHPWLIKPNRRELEVFVGKELNCAKEIIQAAQTLRLQGIENVVISMGEKGSFWLNSEGVLQAQPPRCENVVSTVGAGDSMVAGLIYGLSQGWNKEKTLRFASATSALAVSQSNVGISDRNALDQIFNDTQINVVS, from the coding sequence ATGCGTATCGCAACTGTTACCCTAAACCCAGCATTTGACTTAGTCGGTCGTTTAAAACGCATTGAAATTGGCGAAGTGAACACCGTTGAGACCTTAGGCTTATACCCTGCCGGTAAAGGTATTAATGTAGCAAAAGTATTAGCAGATTTAGGCTTAAGTCTTTCTGTTACCGGTTTTTTAGGTGCTGAAAATCAAGGCGATTTTGTGAATGCTTTCGAGCAAAATAAGCTCAAAGATGAATTTTATCGTATTCAAGGCAAAACCCGCATCAACGTCAAAATTACTGAAACCGAAGCGGATGTCACCGATCTGAACTTCTTAGGCTTTGAAATTTCCGCCCAAGATTGGCAGAACTTTATTGCCGAATCGGCTAAATGGAAAGATAAATTTGACTTAGTGGCGGTTTGTGGTTCTCTCCCTCGTGGCATTACGCCCGAGCAATTTGCCTATTGGTTGGAATCTCTCCATCAACAAGGTTTAAAAGTGGTATTAGACACCAGCAATGCAGCATTAACGGCAGGCTTAAAAGCTCACCCATGGTTAATAAAACCTAACCGTCGTGAGTTGGAAGTATTTGTCGGTAAAGAACTCAACTGCGCAAAAGAAATCATTCAAGCGGCACAAACCTTACGTTTACAAGGCATTGAAAATGTCGTGATTTCAATGGGTGAAAAAGGCTCATTTTGGCTAAATAGCGAAGGCGTGCTGCAAGCTCAACCTCCTCGTTGCGAAAATGTAGTCAGTACCGTAGGAGCCGGTGATTCTATGGTTGCAGGCTTAATTTACGGTTTATCGCAAGGCTGGAATAAAGAAAAAACCTTACGTTTTGCTTCGGCCACCTCTGCCCTTGCCGTATCACAGAGCAATGTCGGTATTTCAGATCGCAATGCGCTAGATCAGATCTTTAACGACACCCAAATTAACGTGGTTTCTTAG
- the fruB gene encoding fused PTS fructose transporter subunit IIA/HPr protein has translation MLNLSAKNIRLNGSASNKEEVIRLVAAELVANGNVAEGYETGMLARETQTSTFLGNGIAIPHGTLDTRHLVKDTGVQIIQFPQGIEWGEGNIAYVVIGIAAKSDEHLALLRQLTSVLSDETAADTLAKTQNLDEFIAVLSGSKNLPVLSETLISLNVESSSLITLSAINAGKLQEQGYVSQAFISDVVSSNPLNLGDNLFIVDSSKGNQASGLALARNSQGQTLVTVADTANQLQSVVAQFLKSEVRQQLSTATTAQLIALLKGETTDTTTAAPTSEASNANQVIGTFTVRNDNGLHARPSAILVQTAKAFSSQIMVENLDRGTAPVSAKSAMKVVALGASKAHRLRFVAEGEDAQQAIEALQNAFAEGLGESVSFVPSVEDTIEYAASNTAPAAQTEAATTVAENQKEACFVIKNEHGLHARPSAVLVNEVKKFNAKIEVQNVDKNSPLVSAKSLMKIVALGVTKGTTLRFVATGEDAEAALAAIGKAIESGLGE, from the coding sequence ATGCTTAATTTATCGGCAAAAAATATCCGTTTAAATGGCTCGGCAAGCAACAAAGAAGAGGTTATCCGCCTTGTTGCAGCTGAATTAGTCGCAAACGGCAATGTAGCAGAAGGTTATGAAACCGGCATGCTTGCTCGTGAAACCCAAACCTCTACATTCTTAGGCAATGGTATTGCTATTCCTCACGGAACTTTAGATACTCGCCACCTTGTGAAAGACACTGGAGTGCAAATTATCCAATTCCCGCAAGGAATTGAATGGGGTGAAGGCAATATCGCCTATGTTGTTATCGGTATTGCTGCTAAATCAGACGAACACTTAGCCTTACTTCGCCAACTTACCAGCGTCTTAAGTGACGAAACCGCCGCCGACACTCTCGCCAAAACCCAAAATCTTGATGAATTTATTGCCGTACTCAGCGGTAGCAAAAATCTTCCAGTCCTATCTGAAACCTTAATTTCATTGAATGTGGAATCTTCAAGCCTGATTACCCTATCCGCTATCAACGCAGGCAAATTACAAGAACAAGGTTATGTTTCCCAAGCTTTTATCAGCGATGTAGTTTCCTCTAACCCATTAAATTTGGGTGATAATCTATTTATCGTCGATTCTTCTAAAGGCAACCAAGCCAGTGGTTTAGCACTTGCTCGTAATAGCCAAGGTCAAACCTTAGTGACGGTGGCAGACACAGCGAATCAATTACAATCTGTGGTAGCACAATTCTTGAAATCAGAGGTTCGCCAACAACTTTCAACCGCAACTACCGCTCAATTAATCGCTCTTTTAAAAGGCGAAACTACAGACACTACAACTGCTGCACCAACCTCTGAGGCATCAAATGCCAATCAAGTCATCGGCACATTCACTGTTCGTAACGATAACGGCTTGCACGCTCGACCGTCTGCGATTTTAGTACAAACGGCAAAAGCCTTTAGCTCACAAATAATGGTTGAAAACTTAGATCGTGGCACTGCACCGGTGAGTGCGAAAAGTGCAATGAAAGTGGTGGCATTAGGGGCAAGCAAAGCCCACCGTTTACGCTTTGTAGCAGAAGGCGAAGATGCTCAACAAGCCATTGAAGCCTTACAAAACGCCTTTGCCGAAGGTTTAGGTGAAAGTGTTTCTTTTGTGCCAAGCGTTGAAGATACGATTGAATATGCTGCCTCAAATACTGCTCCAGCAGCTCAAACTGAAGCCGCAACAACCGTTGCAGAAAATCAAAAAGAAGCTTGTTTTGTGATTAAAAATGAACACGGCTTGCACGCTCGCCCAAGTGCGGTATTAGTCAATGAAGTGAAAAAATTCAATGCAAAAATCGAAGTGCAAAATGTTGATAAAAATTCACCGCTTGTCAGTGCTAAAAGTTTGATGAAAATTGTGGCTCTTGGCGTAACCAAAGGCACTACATTACGCTTTGTTGCCACCGGTGAGGATGCCGAAGCTGCCCTTGCTGCTATCGGCAAAGCCATTGAATCAGGTTTAGGTGAATAA